A window from Cryptomeria japonica chromosome 1, Sugi_1.0, whole genome shotgun sequence encodes these proteins:
- the LOC131070262 gene encoding AP2/ERF and B3 domain-containing transcription factor RAV1 has translation MSAPVGVSLLKEWKGNKDLGLNLGSCCVVAVGKTSEKPSWRPDNHEAGEISGIVDDTRKEFTAQVDSILPIPSSNGTDTIPCSGWRGIDSIFTQISRDSSNNTGGIEEVGRIRNGSRKVRSSQYKGVLAQPNGRWGAQIYEKHRRIWLGTFNNEEDAARSYDTAALKFRGRRAITNFSTIDDTHPEAIFLGLHSKAEIVDMLRTHTYREELQDYYKMNATKSNGSSNLDGVEVKSSAYPRRHLFEKILTPSDVGKLNRLVIPKLYAQSCLPLEEASKDKGVILNCEDDMGKIWRFKYSYWNSSQSYVLTKGWCRYTKGKSLKAGDIVSFECSTSGLRQLYISFRRRPCNNFKKQASFSTLPVHPTVVTHLPVYSEFDSPARIEDGSIKGLVPWLTPTNSSSAYDFYGLQSSKKSASDNRKSWQLEYPDLRSRDLCSFISPDSSSVTVFGVNLRL, from the exons ATGTCTGCACCCGTTGGGGTTTCCTTACTCAAG GAATGGAAAGGAAACAAGGATTTGGGACTGAACTTGGGCAGCTGCTGTGTGGTAGCAGTGGGCAAGACCTCAGAGAAACCCAGTTGGAGGCCTGATAACCATGAAGCCGGAGAAATATCCGGCATAGTAGATGACACCCGAAAAGAGTTCACAGCTCAGGTGGATTCAATACTGCCAATTCCATCTTCCAACGGAACCGACACTATTCCATGCTCTGGGTGGAGAGGAATTGATAGCATATTTACCCAGATCTCGAGAGACTCCAGCAACAATACTGGGGGTATTGAGGAAGTGGGTCGGATTAGAAATGGATCGAGAAAAGTGCGGTCATCGCAGTACAAGGGAGTCCTTGCACAGCCAAATGGTCGCTGGGGAGCTCAGATCTATGAGAAACACCGACGCATATGGCTCGGCACTTTCAACAATGAAGAAGATGCGGCACGGTCTTACGACACAGCCGCCCTAAAGTTCCGTGGCCGGAGAGCCATCACCAACTTCAGCACTATAGACGACACTCACCCGGAGGCCATCTTTCTAGGGCTCCATTCCAAGGCGGAGATTGTTGACATGCTGAGAACACACACCTACCGTGAAGAACTCCAAGACTACTACAAAATGAATGCCACAAAGAGCAACGGGTCTTCAAATCTTGACGGCGTAGAGGTCAAGAGTTCTGCATACCCGCGGAGACATCTATTTGAGAAGATCTTGACGCCCAGTGATGTGGGGAAGCTTAATCGATTGGTCATACCAAAGCTCTATGCTCAGAGTTGCCTCCCTCTTGAAGAGGCGTCCAAGGACAAGGGTGTCATTCTGAATTGCGAAGACGACATGGGCAAAATATGGAGGTTCAAGTATTCATACTGGAACAGTAGCCAGAGCTATGTGCTCACTAAGGGCTGGTGTCGCTACACCAAGGGCAAGAGCCTTAAGGCTGGTGATATCGTGTCCTTCGAATGCAGCACCAGTGGCTTAAGACAGCTCTACATCAGCTTCCGCCGTAGGCCCTGCAATAACTTTAAGAAACAAGCCTCTTTTAGTACTCTTCCCGTCCATCCGACAGTAGTAACCCATTTACCAGTCTACAGTGAGTTTGACTCGCCGGCTCGTATTGAGGATGGATCCATAAAGGGTTTGGTCCCGTGGTTAACCCCAACCAATTCATCATCTGCTTATGATTTCTATGGTTTGCAGTCTTCAAAAAAGTCGGCTTCAGATAACAGAAAGTCTTGGCAGCTTGAGTATCCAGATCTAAGAAGTAGAGATTTATGTTCTTTTATATCTCCTGATTCTTCAAGTGTTACGGTGTTTGGAGTGAATCTACGTCTATGA